In one Cronobacter dublinensis subsp. dublinensis LMG 23823 genomic region, the following are encoded:
- a CDS encoding FCD domain-containing protein, giving the protein MEKAVVPPEKKQYQEIGEDLRAQIIQGHYPVGSRLPPERNIAEKYGVSRTIVREALLMLELQGTVDIRQGSGVYVMRIPAEHEAEEERFFSNDIGPFEMLQARQLLESNIAAFAAKMATKADIDNLKRILEQEQRAIAMNDTTQDNNKLFHLVLAGASQNQMLLATVESIWHHMDSSPLWQQLRAHIETRAHRLKWLGDYQTLLAALRRRDVMGAWQAMWQHLENVKNSLMELSDADAPDFDGYLFESVPIFQGKLQ; this is encoded by the coding sequence GTGGAGAAGGCTGTCGTTCCGCCGGAGAAAAAGCAGTATCAGGAGATTGGTGAGGATCTGCGCGCGCAAATTATCCAGGGCCACTACCCGGTCGGCTCCCGTCTTCCGCCGGAGCGCAACATTGCCGAAAAATATGGCGTCAGCCGCACCATCGTGCGCGAGGCGTTGCTGATGCTAGAGCTCCAGGGCACGGTGGATATCCGCCAGGGCTCCGGCGTATATGTGATGCGTATTCCGGCAGAGCATGAAGCCGAAGAGGAGCGTTTTTTCTCAAACGATATCGGCCCGTTTGAAATGCTACAGGCGCGGCAACTTCTGGAGAGTAATATCGCCGCGTTCGCGGCCAAAATGGCGACCAAAGCGGATATCGACAACCTCAAGCGCATTCTGGAGCAGGAGCAGCGCGCCATCGCCATGAATGACACCACCCAGGATAACAACAAACTGTTTCATCTGGTGCTGGCGGGTGCGTCGCAGAACCAGATGCTGCTGGCGACGGTGGAAAGTATCTGGCATCACATGGACAGCAGCCCGCTCTGGCAGCAGCTGCGCGCCCATATCGAAACCCGCGCCCATCGCCTGAAATGGCTTGGCGACTATCAGACTCTGCTGGCGGCGCTGCGCCGCCGCGACGTCATGGGCGCCTGGCAGGCGATGTGGCAGCATCTGGAGAACGTCAAAAACAGCCTGATGGAGCTTTCCGACGCTGACGCGCCCGATTTCGACGGCTATCTCTTCGAGTCGGTGCCGATTTTCCAGGGGAAACTGCAATGA
- a CDS encoding PTS sugar transporter subunit IIB gives MKRIVLCCSAGMSTSLVVTKMAKTAAERGLELNIYAIPEQNLRDELDLHGRDIQAVLLGPQVRFKLAENKKLTDAHEIPIAVIDSVAYGTLNGAKVLDQALSLVI, from the coding sequence ATGAAACGTATCGTCCTGTGCTGTTCTGCCGGTATGTCCACCTCGCTTGTGGTCACGAAAATGGCAAAAACCGCCGCTGAGCGCGGGCTTGAGCTTAACATCTACGCCATTCCCGAGCAGAACCTGCGCGATGAACTGGATCTGCATGGCCGCGATATCCAGGCGGTGCTGCTGGGGCCGCAGGTGCGCTTTAAGCTTGCGGAAAATAAAAAGCTCACCGACGCGCATGAAATCCCGATCGCGGTCATTGATTCTGTCGCCTATGGCACGCTTAACGGCGCGAAAGTTCTCGATCAGGCGTTATCTCTGGTAATCTAA
- a CDS encoding glycoside hydrolase family 1 protein has translation MSEKTLVIPPDFILGAASSAWQTEGWSGKKPGQDSWLDLWYQNDRHVWHDGYGPAGATDLINRYEEDVALMKQAGLTHYRTSINWSRFFTDYEKGIVDEEYAAYYDRFLDAIRAAGVEPMICLEHYELPGYLFETYGGWSSKKVVELFVLYAEKVFERYHHKVSRWFTFNEPIVVQTRVYLDALRWPYEQNTATWMQWNHHKTLATAKVVRLFREKGYTGSVGVILNPEVTYPRSRAPHDVRAAEIYDLFYNRVFLDPLVNGDYPPELVQLLEKHGVAWEYSEEELAIIRANTVDELGINLYYPHRVKAPSRAWHPDTPFHPAYYYEPFELPGRRMNKSRGWEIYPRIIYDMAMRIKNDYGNLPWFVAESGMGVENEAQFRNADGVIEDDYRIAFIGEHLYQTLLAREAGANCQGYMLWAFTDNVSPMNAFKNRYGLVEIDLQHQRARRAKKSLRWYQRLSASRSLTLTIDDEWK, from the coding sequence ATGAGCGAAAAAACTCTCGTCATCCCGCCGGATTTCATTCTGGGTGCGGCATCGTCCGCGTGGCAGACCGAAGGATGGAGCGGTAAAAAGCCGGGCCAGGACTCCTGGCTCGATCTCTGGTATCAGAACGATCGCCACGTCTGGCATGACGGCTACGGTCCTGCGGGCGCAACCGATCTTATCAACCGCTACGAGGAAGACGTGGCGCTGATGAAACAGGCGGGGTTGACGCACTACCGCACGTCGATCAACTGGTCGCGCTTCTTCACCGATTATGAAAAAGGTATCGTCGATGAAGAGTACGCGGCGTATTACGACCGCTTCCTGGATGCCATCCGCGCGGCGGGCGTCGAGCCGATGATCTGCCTTGAGCATTACGAGCTGCCAGGCTATCTCTTTGAAACCTACGGTGGCTGGTCGTCCAAAAAGGTGGTCGAACTGTTCGTGCTCTACGCCGAAAAAGTGTTCGAGCGTTACCACCACAAAGTGTCGCGCTGGTTTACCTTCAACGAGCCGATTGTGGTGCAGACCCGCGTTTACCTCGACGCGCTGCGCTGGCCGTATGAGCAGAACACCGCCACCTGGATGCAATGGAACCACCATAAAACGCTCGCCACCGCCAAAGTGGTGCGGCTGTTTCGCGAAAAAGGCTATACGGGCAGCGTGGGCGTGATTCTGAACCCGGAAGTGACCTATCCGCGCTCGCGCGCGCCGCATGATGTCCGCGCCGCGGAAATCTACGATCTCTTCTACAACCGCGTTTTCCTCGACCCGCTCGTCAACGGCGACTATCCGCCCGAGCTGGTGCAACTGCTTGAGAAACACGGCGTGGCGTGGGAGTACAGCGAAGAAGAGCTGGCGATTATCCGCGCCAATACCGTCGATGAGCTTGGCATTAACCTCTATTACCCGCATCGCGTTAAAGCGCCGTCGCGCGCCTGGCATCCGGATACGCCGTTTCATCCGGCGTATTACTACGAGCCCTTTGAGCTGCCGGGGCGGCGGATGAATAAATCGCGCGGCTGGGAAATCTATCCGCGCATCATTTACGACATGGCGATGCGCATTAAAAACGACTACGGCAACCTCCCGTGGTTTGTGGCGGAAAGCGGGATGGGGGTGGAAAACGAAGCGCAGTTTCGCAACGCCGATGGCGTGATTGAAGATGACTACCGCATCGCGTTTATCGGCGAGCATCTGTACCAGACGCTGCTGGCGCGCGAGGCGGGCGCGAACTGTCAGGGCTATATGCTATGGGCGTTTACCGACAATGTCTCGCCGATGAACGCGTTTAAAAACCGCTACGGGCTGGTGGAGATCGATTTACAGCACCAGCGCGCCAGACGCGCGAAAAAATCGCTGCGCTGGTATCAGCGCCTGAGCGCGTCGCGCAGCCTGACGCTCACGATTGATGATGAATGGAAATAA
- a CDS encoding PTS sugar transporter subunit IIC — protein MAFQEKLIDSLGSFATKFNSYRYIMAIKASFITLMPVIIVGAFSVLISNMVLDPKNGLASFQALSFLAALKPITSAINYATLNFLNIGAVFLIGIELGRINGIKTLFPGLLAVICFICVTPTTVEMLVDGEMHVVKDVLLRQFSDTRSLFLGMFIAILSVEIYTWLEHRDGLKIKMPDTVPPNVSASFSALIPAIITTTAIATFGFVFHQVTGMYLYDAVYQVVQQPLERVVQSLPGILLLMFVAQLFWVIGIHGNQMIKPIREPLLLGAITVNMSAFEQGKEVPNIITMPFWDVYMSIGGSGLTIGLLIAVMIATKRKEMKEIAKLSFGPGIFNINEPVIFGMPIMLNPILAVPFIITPLVTGSIGYFATVMGFAGKAVVMVPWTTPPLINAWLSTAGSMGAVVTQLICILVSILIYLPFVKIASRRAEQAQLQAASVETAKNA, from the coding sequence ATGGCATTCCAGGAAAAGTTGATCGATTCTCTGGGCAGTTTCGCAACCAAATTCAACAGTTACCGCTATATCATGGCTATCAAGGCGTCGTTTATTACGCTGATGCCGGTCATTATCGTCGGCGCGTTTTCGGTGCTGATCTCCAATATGGTGCTGGATCCGAAGAACGGGCTGGCGAGCTTCCAGGCGCTGTCGTTTCTGGCGGCGCTCAAACCCATCACCAGCGCCATCAACTACGCGACGCTGAATTTCTTAAACATCGGCGCAGTGTTTTTAATCGGTATTGAGCTTGGGCGCATCAACGGCATTAAGACGCTGTTCCCCGGCCTGCTGGCGGTGATCTGCTTCATCTGCGTCACGCCCACCACGGTCGAGATGCTGGTGGATGGCGAGATGCACGTGGTGAAAGACGTGCTGCTGCGCCAGTTCTCCGATACCCGCAGCCTGTTCCTCGGCATGTTTATCGCGATCCTGTCTGTCGAGATTTACACCTGGCTTGAGCATCGCGACGGGCTGAAAATCAAAATGCCCGACACCGTGCCGCCCAATGTCTCCGCCTCATTCTCAGCGCTGATCCCGGCCATCATCACGACAACGGCTATCGCGACGTTCGGTTTTGTGTTCCATCAGGTGACCGGCATGTACCTCTACGACGCGGTGTATCAGGTGGTGCAACAGCCGCTGGAGCGCGTGGTGCAGAGCCTGCCGGGCATCCTGCTGCTGATGTTCGTCGCCCAGCTGTTCTGGGTGATCGGCATTCACGGCAACCAGATGATTAAGCCTATTCGCGAGCCGCTTCTGCTGGGCGCGATTACCGTCAATATGAGCGCGTTTGAGCAGGGCAAAGAGGTGCCGAACATCATCACGATGCCGTTCTGGGATGTGTACATGAGCATCGGCGGCTCCGGGTTGACCATCGGCCTGCTGATTGCCGTGATGATCGCCACCAAGCGCAAAGAGATGAAAGAAATCGCCAAGCTGTCGTTCGGGCCAGGCATTTTCAATATCAACGAGCCGGTGATTTTCGGCATGCCCATTATGCTCAACCCGATCCTCGCGGTGCCGTTTATCATCACACCGCTGGTCACGGGCTCCATCGGCTATTTCGCGACCGTCATGGGCTTTGCCGGTAAAGCCGTGGTGATGGTGCCCTGGACCACGCCGCCTTTGATCAACGCCTGGCTTTCTACTGCGGGCTCGATGGGCGCGGTCGTCACCCAACTGATCTGCATTCTGGTTTCCATTCTTATCTATCTGCCGTTCGTGAAGATAGCCTCGCGCCGCGCTGAGCAGGCGCAGCTCCAGGCCGCCAGCGTCGAAACGGCCAAAAACGCATGA
- a CDS encoding LacI family DNA-binding transcriptional regulator: protein MRDVSLRAGVSKATVSRVLNNTGQVKESTRAQVFRAMEELGYRPNLLARSLAHRTSNSIGLVVSSFDGFYFGRLLQQASRRTEMHGKQLIVTDGHDTPARELEAVQMLADRQCDAIVLYTRHMSEEAIMELLQHTAVPLVIINRDVSQARERCVFFEQQDAAFQAVEYLIEQGHREIACITVSLATPTGQARLLGYRRALEKHGIAGNEALIKNGDSTMRGGHARCRELLESGARFSALFACNDDMALGASKALYRAGLRIPQDVSLFGFDDAPSAAWLEPGLSTVCLPIEDMITTAIESAIRLARDEPLTAIPPFTGTLVLRDSVAPGPYAATPLKALKRQ, encoded by the coding sequence ATGCGGGATGTTTCACTGCGGGCTGGCGTTTCCAAAGCGACCGTTTCACGCGTGCTGAACAACACAGGCCAGGTCAAAGAAAGCACCCGCGCGCAGGTTTTCCGGGCGATGGAAGAGCTGGGATACCGCCCTAACCTGCTGGCCCGCTCACTCGCGCACCGCACCAGCAACAGCATTGGCCTGGTGGTCTCAAGTTTTGACGGCTTTTACTTCGGTCGTCTGTTGCAGCAGGCATCGCGGCGCACTGAAATGCATGGCAAACAGCTGATTGTCACCGACGGGCATGACACGCCCGCCCGCGAGCTGGAAGCCGTGCAGATGCTGGCGGACCGCCAGTGCGACGCCATCGTGCTCTATACCCGCCATATGAGCGAAGAGGCGATTATGGAGCTTCTCCAGCATACCGCCGTGCCGCTGGTCATCATCAACCGCGACGTCAGCCAGGCGCGCGAGCGCTGCGTCTTCTTCGAGCAGCAGGATGCTGCGTTCCAGGCCGTGGAATATCTGATTGAGCAGGGGCACAGGGAGATTGCCTGCATCACGGTGTCGCTCGCCACGCCCACCGGCCAGGCGCGCCTGCTGGGCTACCGCCGGGCGCTCGAAAAGCACGGTATCGCCGGGAACGAGGCGCTGATTAAAAACGGCGATTCCACTATGCGCGGCGGCCATGCGCGTTGCAGGGAGCTGCTGGAGAGCGGCGCGCGCTTCAGCGCGCTTTTCGCCTGTAATGATGATATGGCGCTGGGCGCGTCGAAGGCGCTTTACCGGGCGGGGCTGCGCATTCCGCAGGATGTGTCGCTGTTCGGCTTTGACGACGCGCCGAGCGCCGCCTGGCTTGAGCCGGGGCTCTCGACGGTCTGCCTGCCGATTGAAGATATGATAACTACCGCTATCGAGAGCGCTATCCGGCTGGCGCGCGACGAGCCGCTGACCGCCATTCCCCCGTTTACCGGCACGTTGGTGCTGCGAGACTCCGTAGCACCAGGCCCTTACGCCGCCACGCCGTTAAAAGCGCTCAAGCGCCAGTAA
- the lysA gene encoding diaminopimelate decarboxylase — protein MPRSLYNTDSALNAANLLPLPAQFGGPVWVYDATIIRAQIDRLRQFDVIRFAQKACSNIHILRLMREAGVKVDSVSLGEIERAVAAGYDPRQNPDDIVFTADVLDDATIARVHELGVPVNAGSVDMLEQLGAVSPGHRVWLRINPGFGHGHSQKTNTGGENSKHGIWYSDLPAALAVMQRYQLKLVGIHMHIGSGVDYGHLEQVCGAMVSQVIEFGQDLEAISAGGGLSIPYRDGDETIDTDHYFGLWNRAREQIAAHFGHPIKLEIEPGRFLVAEAGVLVAQVRSVKEMGSRHFVLIDAGFNDLMRPSMYGSYHHISALAADGRDLRDAPVLDTVVAGPLCESGDVFTQQEGGKVETRALPAVRPGDYLVLHDTGAYGASMSSNYNSRPLLPEVLLENGEARTIRRRQTIDELLALERF, from the coding sequence ATGCCACGTTCCCTGTACAACACCGACAGTGCCCTGAATGCCGCTAACCTGCTGCCGCTGCCCGCGCAATTCGGCGGCCCGGTCTGGGTCTATGACGCTACTATCATCCGCGCGCAGATCGACCGCCTGCGCCAGTTCGACGTGATTCGTTTCGCCCAGAAAGCCTGCTCGAATATTCACATTCTGCGCCTGATGCGCGAGGCGGGCGTCAAGGTGGATTCCGTGTCGCTCGGCGAGATCGAACGCGCCGTCGCGGCGGGTTACGATCCGCGTCAGAACCCGGACGACATCGTGTTTACGGCGGATGTACTCGACGACGCGACCATCGCCCGCGTGCATGAACTGGGCGTGCCGGTTAACGCGGGCTCGGTGGATATGCTGGAGCAGCTCGGCGCGGTATCGCCGGGGCACCGCGTCTGGCTGCGCATCAATCCGGGGTTTGGTCACGGCCACAGCCAGAAAACCAATACCGGCGGCGAAAACAGCAAACACGGCATCTGGTACAGCGATCTCCCGGCGGCGCTGGCGGTGATGCAGCGTTATCAGCTGAAGCTGGTCGGCATACATATGCATATCGGCTCCGGCGTTGACTATGGTCATCTGGAGCAGGTGTGCGGCGCGATGGTAAGTCAGGTGATTGAATTTGGTCAGGATCTGGAGGCTATCTCCGCAGGCGGCGGGCTCTCTATTCCTTACCGCGACGGCGACGAGACTATCGATACCGACCACTATTTCGGCCTCTGGAATCGCGCGCGCGAGCAGATCGCCGCGCATTTTGGTCACCCGATCAAGCTTGAGATCGAGCCGGGCCGTTTTCTGGTGGCGGAGGCGGGCGTGCTGGTGGCGCAGGTGCGCAGCGTAAAAGAGATGGGATCGCGCCATTTCGTGTTGATCGACGCGGGCTTTAACGATCTGATGCGCCCGTCGATGTACGGCAGCTATCACCATATCTCGGCGTTGGCGGCGGACGGACGCGATCTGCGCGACGCGCCAGTACTCGACACCGTAGTCGCCGGGCCGCTGTGCGAATCAGGCGATGTCTTTACCCAGCAGGAAGGCGGCAAAGTGGAGACGCGCGCGCTGCCGGCGGTGCGTCCGGGCGATTATCTGGTGCTGCACGATACCGGTGCGTATGGCGCGTCGATGTCTTCAAACTACAACAGCCGCCCGCTGCTGCCGGAAGTGCTGCTGGAAAACGGCGAGGCGCGCACCATTCGCCGCCGTCAGACGATTGACGAGTTACTGGCGCTTGAGCGCTTTTAA
- a CDS encoding LysR family transcriptional regulator produces the protein MPDVTLRHIEIFHAVMTAGNVTEAAALLRTSQPTVSRELARFEKLIGLSLFTRARGRLHPTVQGLRLFEEVQRSWYGLDRIVSAAESLRQFRQGELSVACLPVFSQSLLPLLLKPFLDNYPEVSLNIVPQESPLLEEWLSAQRHDLGITENTATPAGTERQTLLTLNEVCVLPAGHRLAEKPQLTPQDFAGENYISLSRTDSYRQLLDSLFQEHNVQRRMVLETHSAASVCAMVRAGVGVSIVNPLTALDYAATGIVVRRFSVAVPFTVSLIRPLHRPASALVETFSRHLQQQMSGLAATLEAMLASPARPA, from the coding sequence ATGCCAGACGTCACGCTTCGCCATATCGAAATCTTTCACGCGGTGATGACCGCGGGCAACGTCACGGAAGCGGCGGCATTGCTGCGCACCTCGCAGCCCACCGTCAGCCGCGAGCTGGCGCGATTTGAAAAGCTGATTGGCCTCTCGCTCTTCACCCGCGCGCGCGGGCGGCTGCACCCGACGGTGCAGGGTCTGCGCCTGTTCGAAGAGGTCCAGCGCTCCTGGTACGGACTTGACCGCATCGTCAGCGCGGCGGAGAGCCTGCGCCAGTTCCGCCAGGGCGAGCTCTCGGTCGCCTGTCTGCCTGTCTTCTCGCAGTCGCTGCTGCCGCTGCTCCTAAAGCCGTTTCTGGATAACTACCCGGAAGTGAGCCTGAATATCGTGCCGCAGGAGTCGCCGCTGCTGGAAGAGTGGCTCTCCGCCCAGCGTCACGATTTAGGGATAACGGAAAACACCGCGACGCCCGCAGGCACCGAGCGCCAGACGCTGCTGACCTTAAACGAAGTGTGCGTCCTGCCCGCAGGCCACCGCCTGGCGGAGAAACCGCAGCTTACGCCGCAGGATTTCGCGGGTGAAAATTACATCAGCCTGTCACGCACCGACAGCTATCGGCAGCTGCTCGATTCTCTGTTTCAGGAGCACAACGTGCAGCGGCGCATGGTGCTGGAGACCCACAGCGCCGCGTCGGTCTGCGCGATGGTGCGCGCGGGCGTCGGGGTGTCGATAGTCAACCCGCTCACCGCGCTGGATTACGCGGCGACGGGCATCGTGGTGCGCCGTTTCAGCGTGGCGGTGCCGTTTACGGTGAGCCTGATCCGCCCGCTGCACCGTCCCGCTTCCGCGCTGGTGGAGACGTTCAGCCGCCATTTGCAGCAGCAGATGAGCGGGCTTGCCGCCACGCTTGAGGCAATGCTGGCTAGCCCTGCTCGCCCAGCATAA
- a CDS encoding aspartate/glutamate racemase → MKTVGLLGGMSWESTIPYYRLINEGVRDRLGGLHSAQLLLHSVDFHEIEACQASGEWEKAGDRLAQAALGLERAGAQAIVLCTNTMHKVAHQIEARCSLPFLHIADATGRAIKAAGLAQVALLGTRYTMEQDFYRARLSEGFGVQTLIPDEPARARINQIIFEELCLGKITAGSKRYFQQQIDILAADGAQGVIFGCTEIGLLLGAQDCPLPVFDTAALHAADAVNFMLGEQG, encoded by the coding sequence ATGAAAACTGTAGGCTTGCTGGGCGGAATGAGCTGGGAATCCACTATCCCGTATTACCGGTTAATCAATGAAGGCGTGCGCGACCGTCTGGGCGGACTGCACTCGGCGCAACTGCTGCTGCACAGCGTCGATTTCCACGAGATAGAAGCCTGTCAGGCAAGCGGCGAGTGGGAAAAGGCGGGCGACAGGCTGGCGCAGGCGGCGCTGGGGCTTGAACGCGCGGGCGCGCAGGCGATTGTGCTGTGTACCAACACGATGCATAAGGTGGCGCACCAGATAGAAGCGCGCTGTTCACTGCCGTTTTTGCACATCGCCGACGCCACGGGCCGCGCCATAAAAGCCGCGGGGCTCGCGCAGGTGGCGCTGCTCGGCACGCGCTATACCATGGAGCAGGATTTCTACCGCGCGCGGCTCAGCGAGGGTTTTGGCGTACAGACGCTTATTCCTGACGAACCGGCGCGGGCGCGCATCAATCAGATTATTTTCGAAGAGCTGTGTCTTGGGAAAATCACCGCAGGATCCAAACGCTATTTTCAGCAGCAGATCGACATTCTCGCCGCTGACGGCGCGCAGGGCGTGATTTTTGGCTGCACCGAAATCGGCCTGCTGCTGGGTGCGCAGGATTGCCCGCTGCCGGTTTTCGACACCGCCGCGCTGCATGCCGCCGACGCGGTGAATTTTATGCTGGGCGAGCAGGGCTAG
- a CDS encoding cupin domain-containing protein, translating to MFIYHNETTLEDLGNGVTRRILAHDGKMMAVEVNFDAGAVGPMHCHPHEQLTYVLSGEFEFTIGEETHRVSAGDTLYKKPNIMHGCVCITPGTLLDTFTPVREDFLK from the coding sequence ATGTTTATCTATCACAACGAGACCACGCTGGAAGATTTAGGCAACGGCGTGACCCGCCGCATTCTGGCGCACGACGGCAAAATGATGGCGGTCGAGGTCAACTTCGACGCGGGCGCTGTCGGCCCGATGCATTGCCACCCGCATGAGCAGCTGACCTATGTGCTCTCCGGTGAATTCGAATTCACCATCGGCGAAGAAACGCACCGCGTCAGCGCGGGCGACACGCTCTATAAAAAGCCGAATATCATGCACGGCTGCGTCTGTATTACGCCCGGCACGCTGCTGGATACCTTCACCCCGGTGCGGGAAGATTTCCTGAAATAA
- a CDS encoding carbohydrate ABC transporter permease, with protein MNENKLLGLAWISPYIIGLIVFTAFPFVSSFALSFTEYDLMNPPVFNGIENYRYMLMDDDLFWKSMGVTFAYVFLTIPLKLAFALGIAFVLNFKLRGIGFFRTAYYIPSILGSSVAIAVLWRALFAIDGLLNSFIGVFGLDPVNWLGEPSLALMSVTLLRVWQFGSAMVIFLAALQNVPQSQYEAAMIDGASKWQMFMKVTVPLITPVIFFNFIMQTTQAFQEFTGPYVITGGGPTYYTYLFSLYIYDTAFKYFDMGYGAALAWVLFLVVALFASIAFKSSKYWVFYSADKGGKNG; from the coding sequence ATGAATGAAAACAAGCTCCTGGGTCTGGCCTGGATATCACCCTATATTATCGGGTTGATAGTCTTTACGGCCTTCCCTTTTGTTTCCTCTTTCGCGCTCAGCTTTACCGAGTACGATTTGATGAATCCGCCGGTGTTTAACGGTATCGAAAACTACCGTTATATGCTGATGGATGACGATCTGTTCTGGAAATCGATGGGCGTCACCTTCGCCTACGTGTTCCTGACCATTCCGCTGAAGCTCGCCTTCGCGCTCGGCATCGCGTTTGTGCTCAATTTCAAACTGCGCGGCATCGGCTTCTTTCGCACCGCCTATTACATTCCCTCGATTCTCGGCAGCTCGGTTGCTATCGCCGTGCTGTGGCGCGCGCTGTTCGCCATCGACGGCCTGCTGAACAGCTTTATCGGCGTGTTTGGCTTAGACCCGGTGAACTGGCTTGGCGAGCCGTCGCTGGCGCTGATGTCGGTGACGCTGCTGCGCGTCTGGCAATTCGGCTCGGCGATGGTGATTTTCCTGGCCGCGCTGCAAAACGTGCCGCAGTCGCAGTATGAGGCGGCGATGATCGACGGCGCGTCGAAGTGGCAGATGTTTATGAAGGTCACGGTGCCGCTGATTACGCCGGTTATCTTCTTTAATTTCATTATGCAGACCACCCAGGCGTTCCAGGAGTTTACCGGCCCTTACGTCATTACCGGCGGCGGCCCGACCTACTACACCTACCTGTTCTCGCTCTACATCTACGATACCGCCTTTAAATATTTCGATATGGGCTACGGCGCGGCGCTGGCGTGGGTGCTGTTCCTGGTCGTGGCGCTCTTCGCCTCCATCGCCTTTAAGTCTTCGAAATACTGGGTCTTCTACTCTGCCGATAAGGGAGGCAAAAATGGCTGA
- a CDS encoding carbohydrate ABC transporter permease has translation MADIQQEQLTPRTGMSAADREVARTLRREKVSRAIRYVILLFVGLLMLYPLAWMFSASFKPNHEIFTTLGLWPTHATWDGFINGWKTGTEYNFGHYMMNTFKYVIPKVVLTVISSTIVAYGFARFEIPWKKFWFATLIATMLLPSTVLLIPQYLMFREMGMLNSYLPLWLPMAFATQGFFVFMLIQFLRGVPRDMEEAAQIDGCNSFQVLWYVLVPILKPAMISVALFQFMWSMNDFIGPLIYVYSVDKYPIALALKMSIDVTEGAPWNEILAMASISILPSIIVFFLAQRYFVQGVASSGIKG, from the coding sequence ATGGCTGATATCCAACAGGAGCAACTGACGCCGCGCACCGGCATGAGCGCCGCCGACCGTGAAGTGGCGCGCACCCTGCGACGCGAAAAAGTCAGTCGGGCCATCCGCTATGTGATTTTGCTGTTTGTCGGCCTGCTGATGCTCTACCCGCTGGCGTGGATGTTCTCGGCGTCGTTTAAGCCCAACCACGAGATTTTCACGACGCTCGGCCTGTGGCCGACGCACGCCACCTGGGATGGCTTTATCAACGGCTGGAAAACCGGCACCGAATATAACTTCGGGCATTACATGATGAACACGTTCAAGTATGTGATCCCCAAAGTGGTGCTGACCGTTATCTCCTCCACCATCGTGGCGTATGGCTTCGCGCGCTTTGAGATCCCCTGGAAGAAATTCTGGTTCGCCACGCTTATCGCCACCATGCTGCTGCCGAGCACCGTGCTGTTGATCCCGCAGTATCTGATGTTTCGCGAGATGGGCATGCTCAACAGCTATCTGCCGCTCTGGCTACCGATGGCCTTCGCCACCCAGGGGTTCTTCGTCTTTATGCTGATTCAGTTCCTGCGCGGCGTACCGCGCGACATGGAAGAAGCGGCGCAGATTGACGGCTGCAACTCGTTCCAGGTGCTGTGGTATGTGCTTGTGCCGATCCTCAAACCCGCCATGATTTCGGTCGCGCTGTTCCAGTTTATGTGGTCGATGAACGACTTTATCGGGCCGCTGATTTACGTCTACAGCGTGGATAAATACCCGATCGCACTGGCGCTTAAGATGTCCATCGACGTGACCGAAGGCGCGCCGTGGAACGAAATTCTGGCAATGGCGAGCATCTCCATTCTGCCGTCCATCATCGTCTTCTTCCTGGCCCAGCGTTACTTCGTACAGGGCGTGGCCAGCAGCGGAATTAAAGGTTAA